From Candidatus Eremiobacterota bacterium, one genomic window encodes:
- a CDS encoding M23 family metallopeptidase, with the protein MNTRMLKPKILIITLLAVVILSVPALANDLFDSLKPLVIQNLERIVNNGQGASPGTQQAIKVLTTIGNPSAGNGTDSYSSILRLAEEQYNSGNRDGSMDIFRKALQQLSRGSGSKSLDDALSEIGLFFKQKGDNSKALEYLLKAVDAKAATSDQAGLQNLLRQLEPLLIWQETGAGSANAMPETIPIDSKFLESVIKASDYAPLLIPGGSTSFFPGSGLSPGTAAGTRDGLSKASQAERIKAIPIPKYTDTGMEKVKAIPIPRYEGSGDKVSTVPIPKYTPSPEEHQKVASQKASTEKAPGPSATAGKEAPRNKAGKKKASGALTLSTVPANGVLTCAGPPAARNRAWEDLPVGNDFYSSYLNPVPGGRYAPYASDTGLDIVAPRGYPIYASKGGILLYTAPSGHVRQTGPSDDQGAMRVRHPDGTDTFYAHLSGRNAALKAGQRVAQGEWMGNIGTANRVPHLHFTIYHGYYSYVGPFATPGKLVNPWQTVVYNY; encoded by the coding sequence ATGAACACAAGAATGCTTAAACCTAAAATCCTCATCATCACTCTTCTTGCCGTGGTGATACTCTCTGTTCCCGCCCTTGCAAATGATCTCTTTGATTCCCTCAAGCCCCTCGTGATTCAGAACCTGGAAAGGATTGTCAATAATGGCCAGGGAGCTTCACCAGGCACTCAGCAGGCCATCAAGGTTCTCACCACAATAGGCAATCCTTCTGCGGGCAACGGGACCGATTCATACTCATCCATTCTGAGGCTCGCAGAGGAGCAGTACAACAGCGGGAACAGGGATGGCTCGATGGACATCTTCAGAAAGGCCCTCCAGCAGCTCTCAAGGGGCTCGGGGAGCAAGTCTCTCGATGATGCCCTCAGCGAGATCGGCCTGTTTTTCAAGCAGAAAGGAGATAACTCCAAAGCCCTCGAGTACCTTCTCAAGGCCGTTGATGCCAAGGCTGCCACCAGTGATCAGGCAGGCCTCCAGAATCTCCTCAGGCAGCTTGAGCCCCTTCTCATCTGGCAGGAAACTGGCGCCGGGAGCGCCAATGCCATGCCTGAGACGATTCCCATCGACAGCAAGTTCCTGGAAAGCGTCATCAAGGCTTCAGATTATGCACCCCTCCTTATCCCCGGAGGATCGACATCTTTTTTTCCCGGCAGCGGGCTCTCGCCTGGAACTGCGGCGGGAACCCGGGACGGGCTGTCAAAAGCGTCTCAGGCTGAGCGGATAAAGGCAATCCCTATCCCAAAATACACTGATACCGGCATGGAGAAGGTGAAAGCCATTCCCATACCCCGTTATGAGGGGAGCGGCGATAAAGTCTCCACCGTGCCTATCCCTAAATATACCCCATCTCCTGAAGAGCACCAGAAGGTAGCGTCTCAGAAAGCCTCCACAGAGAAGGCCCCTGGCCCTTCAGCCACTGCCGGAAAGGAAGCACCCAGGAATAAGGCGGGAAAGAAAAAGGCTTCCGGCGCTCTCACCCTCTCCACGGTGCCTGCAAACGGCGTCCTTACCTGTGCCGGCCCCCCCGCCGCCAGGAACAGGGCCTGGGAGGATCTCCCCGTAGGAAATGACTTTTACTCAAGCTATCTTAATCCTGTCCCCGGAGGAAGGTATGCACCCTATGCCTCTGATACGGGACTTGATATAGTGGCTCCCCGGGGCTATCCCATTTATGCATCAAAAGGCGGCATACTCCTCTACACCGCCCCTTCAGGCCATGTGAGGCAGACGGGGCCGAGCGATGATCAGGGTGCGATGCGTGTGCGCCACCCTGATGGCACTGATACATTTTATGCCCACCTCTCGGGAAGAAATGCCGCCCTTAAGGCAGGCCAGCGCGTGGCCCAGGGGGAGTGGATGGGAAACATAGGCACGGCCAACAGG